A region of Paenibacillus sp. JNUCC-31 DNA encodes the following proteins:
- a CDS encoding aminotransferase-like domain-containing protein → MNYTFSNRIAALQPSIIREILKATSGQNVIPFSAGNPAPETFPIEAIRTFTQSILEQDPVTALQYGITEGYAPLRDTLSQHLQTGFDTGKASDELFIVSGAQQGIELACKVFCNEGDTIICESPSFIGSLNSFRASGAKLVGVPMETDGMDIEKLEHALQTEKNVKLIYVIPSFQNPTGITTSLEKRKAIYDLAKKYNVMILEDNPYGELRFSGEDVATIKSMDDEGLVIYVGSFSKILSAGLRVGYVLAPHEVVQKMVVAKQGEDVHTAMLPQILAYKFMTEYNYAEHISSIRDIYRRKSALMISKLQEHMGESITFTHPDGGLFLWCELPAHIPMLDYAKTAAAEGVAVVPGTAFLVDESEPCNAIRLNFSTPSDEQIVKGIEKLGQVLNKFGLN, encoded by the coding sequence ATGAACTATACATTTTCCAACCGCATTGCTGCACTGCAGCCATCAATTATTCGTGAGATTCTGAAGGCCACTTCGGGTCAAAATGTAATTCCATTCTCGGCGGGAAATCCCGCTCCGGAAACCTTTCCTATAGAGGCCATACGAACATTCACCCAGTCCATTTTGGAACAGGACCCTGTAACAGCACTGCAATATGGAATTACCGAAGGTTATGCACCGCTACGCGATACCTTAAGCCAGCACTTGCAAACCGGCTTTGATACAGGCAAAGCGTCGGATGAACTGTTTATCGTATCCGGTGCCCAACAGGGAATTGAACTTGCTTGTAAAGTGTTCTGTAATGAAGGGGATACAATTATCTGTGAGAGTCCCAGCTTCATCGGTTCCCTGAACTCCTTCCGGGCTTCGGGCGCCAAGCTTGTCGGGGTTCCCATGGAAACGGACGGCATGGATATCGAGAAGCTGGAACATGCCCTGCAAACGGAAAAGAATGTGAAACTGATTTACGTGATTCCGAGTTTCCAAAACCCGACCGGCATTACCACAAGCCTGGAGAAGCGTAAGGCCATTTATGATCTTGCCAAGAAGTATAATGTCATGATTCTGGAAGATAACCCATACGGAGAGCTTCGATTCAGTGGAGAAGATGTAGCGACGATTAAATCAATGGATGACGAGGGTCTGGTTATTTATGTAGGTTCCTTCTCCAAAATCCTGTCTGCCGGGCTTCGCGTCGGATATGTTCTGGCACCTCATGAAGTTGTGCAGAAGATGGTTGTCGCCAAGCAGGGAGAGGATGTACATACAGCCATGCTGCCACAGATTTTGGCATACAAGTTCATGACGGAGTATAACTACGCCGAGCACATTAGCAGCATCCGAGACATCTACCGCAGAAAATCTGCCTTAATGATTAGTAAGTTGCAGGAGCATATGGGCGAGTCCATTACCTTTACCCATCCGGATGGTGGCCTGTTCCTCTGGTGTGAACTGCCTGCCCACATCCCAATGTTGGATTATGCCAAAACAGCTGCCGCTGAAGGTGTAGCCGTAGTTCCGGGCACTGCTTTTCTCGTTGATGAGAGTGAGCCCTGCAATGCCATCAGACTTAATTTCTCAACACCATCCGATGAGCAGATCGTGAAGGGAATTGAAAAACTGGGACAGGTTCTGAACAAATTTGGATTGAATTGA
- a CDS encoding sigma-70 family RNA polymerase sigma factor, whose amino-acid sequence MDKLSKVSTALTEQQFSDRLEACKEKLYRFAFSYVKNEQEALEIISEASYKGFLSYEKVNSPDYFETWMTRIVINCSLDHIRRKKKYTYMEDSTIPFAAEESSMGLEEQWDLYEALDHLHPEDRAFIVLKFFQDQRFKDMAEVLSLPESTVKTRFYKILNKLKKHLTKEEVDFT is encoded by the coding sequence GTGGACAAACTGAGCAAGGTGAGTACAGCACTAACTGAACAGCAGTTCAGTGATCGTCTGGAGGCATGTAAAGAAAAGCTTTATCGCTTCGCGTTCTCTTATGTGAAAAATGAACAGGAAGCATTGGAAATCATATCCGAAGCCTCTTATAAAGGTTTTCTATCTTATGAAAAAGTGAATAGTCCTGATTATTTTGAAACCTGGATGACTCGGATCGTCATCAATTGTTCTCTGGATCACATCAGACGAAAGAAGAAATACACGTATATGGAAGACAGTACAATACCGTTTGCAGCCGAAGAGAGTTCCATGGGGCTTGAAGAGCAATGGGATTTATACGAAGCACTTGATCACCTGCATCCCGAAGATAGGGCATTTATCGTTTTGAAATTTTTCCAGGATCAGCGATTCAAGGATATGGCGGAGGTACTGTCCCTGCCGGAAAGCACGGTGAAGACCAGGTTCTATAAGATCTTAAACAAACTCAAAAAACATCTAACCAAGGAAGAGGTTGATTTTACATGA
- a CDS encoding SPOR domain-containing protein, whose protein sequence is MTGKERYEQIDIPSGLSGVIQQARQRARNQKRRKMVIWRSSSLVAACAAVMITANVPGVAKALSDVPVIGSVVKILQVGGGGERTDGVSVTTTKESDTLNINFQIDGEQITSAPSYTVDHKEGPNRLIFTFNGVRHLDYDKLEKDIKALKNVKDVFQNIILDDSAIGFVVELKDDVDYSVSEYQQPGYIQLKLSSDRKSTQAHELFFVRSEDMEQGEALAMLAEQYFADGSSVVKTRNGKFTVVMGAFDNQADAEKHLKEFTDRKDYSEPLHVDSWMSNENPQ, encoded by the coding sequence ATGACAGGAAAAGAACGATATGAACAGATCGATATTCCATCCGGTCTTTCCGGAGTTATTCAGCAAGCCCGTCAGCGCGCACGAAATCAAAAACGAAGAAAAATGGTGATCTGGCGCAGTTCCTCCCTGGTTGCTGCTTGTGCTGCGGTGATGATAACAGCCAACGTACCAGGTGTGGCCAAGGCATTATCCGATGTACCTGTTATAGGTTCTGTCGTCAAAATTCTGCAAGTTGGTGGTGGCGGGGAGCGCACAGATGGGGTTTCGGTTACAACGACCAAAGAATCGGATACACTAAACATTAATTTTCAGATCGATGGTGAACAGATCACATCTGCTCCATCATATACTGTGGATCACAAGGAAGGGCCGAATCGCTTGATCTTCACCTTCAATGGGGTGCGTCATCTGGATTATGACAAGTTGGAGAAGGATATTAAAGCACTTAAGAATGTAAAAGATGTCTTTCAAAATATCATTTTGGATGATTCCGCGATTGGCTTTGTGGTTGAACTTAAGGATGATGTGGATTATTCCGTGTCAGAGTATCAGCAGCCAGGATATATTCAGTTGAAGCTTTCTTCCGATCGGAAGTCAACACAAGCGCATGAACTTTTCTTCGTGCGAAGCGAAGACATGGAGCAGGGTGAAGCACTGGCCATGTTGGCTGAGCAGTATTTTGCTGATGGCAGCAGTGTTGTGAAGACTCGAAATGGAAAATTCACCGTCGTCATGGGTGCCTTCGACAATCAAGCAGATGCAGAGAAACACCTGAAAGAATTTACTGACCGGAAAGACTACAGTGAACCACTGCATGTCGACAGCTGGATGAGTAATGAAAATCCGCAATAA
- a CDS encoding NAD(P)/FAD-dependent oxidoreductase, with product MSKPIDVIVIGAGIAGSTCALQLAKQGHRTLLLDRQEFPRHKTCGEFMSPETKEMLEYLGIYLLDQEIMPSNIDLAKIIMPLGGEIKAPLPGSAYGISRYELDRILHEEAVASGVEIITKATITGIQQLDDHSYEVAAKRGNDRICYRARTVIGAHGTKKLRGVNSKAELYDKTVYVGIKSHYRGIAIPSQIELYFCKGGYVGISPIEGGIANVAALLTLDAVQGSGKSVPDILQAASITNERLAARLAEGSSVQGTQVSVAPLHLSKVPEPWSQYPHIGDAMLMIPPLCGDGMSIALRSSLLCAEWTDKYLRGSISYTQWQSEYSKEANQEFTQLLRRARRIQKLAFAKTNKFYPGLVRVIPGLATYLVKATRLSEMNLVHR from the coding sequence GTGTCTAAGCCAATCGATGTCATTGTCATCGGAGCAGGAATTGCTGGCAGTACCTGTGCGTTGCAGCTTGCCAAACAAGGGCATCGAACACTTCTGCTGGATCGGCAGGAGTTTCCGCGTCACAAAACATGCGGTGAATTTATGTCCCCTGAGACAAAAGAGATGCTGGAGTATCTGGGGATCTATCTGCTTGATCAAGAGATCATGCCCAGCAACATAGATCTTGCCAAAATCATTATGCCTCTGGGCGGGGAGATAAAAGCTCCGCTGCCAGGATCGGCTTATGGGATTAGCCGTTATGAGCTGGATCGGATTCTACACGAAGAAGCTGTAGCTTCAGGAGTTGAGATTATTACGAAAGCAACGATAACGGGTATTCAGCAACTTGACGATCATAGCTATGAAGTAGCGGCGAAACGAGGTAACGATCGAATATGTTACAGAGCGAGAACCGTCATTGGCGCCCATGGTACGAAGAAGCTGCGTGGAGTGAATTCAAAGGCAGAGCTGTATGATAAAACGGTATATGTCGGTATCAAATCTCACTACAGGGGAATCGCCATTCCCTCGCAGATAGAGCTGTATTTTTGCAAGGGAGGATACGTCGGTATTTCACCGATTGAGGGTGGTATCGCCAATGTAGCAGCGTTGTTGACATTGGATGCGGTACAGGGCAGTGGAAAGTCTGTTCCGGATATATTGCAGGCCGCGTCTATAACCAACGAGAGATTGGCAGCAAGGCTCGCCGAGGGCAGTTCTGTCCAAGGAACACAGGTTTCTGTTGCACCACTCCATCTATCCAAAGTTCCTGAACCATGGTCCCAATATCCGCATATTGGTGATGCCATGCTGATGATCCCCCCCTTATGCGGGGATGGGATGTCCATTGCGCTTCGTTCCTCGCTATTGTGTGCTGAATGGACTGATAAATATCTTCGAGGCAGTATCAGCTACACCCAGTGGCAGTCCGAGTATTCGAAGGAAGCGAATCAGGAATTCACTCAGCTGCTCCGACGGGCACGCAGAATCCAGAAGCTGGCTTTTGCCAAAACCAATAAATTCTATCCGGGTCTGGTCCGGGTCATTCCTGGTCTGGCGACTTATTTGGTTAAGGCAACACGATTATCGGAAATGAATCTCGTCCATCGATGA